GAGTAATCACGTTGATGAGATTAGGTACCGTAATTTGTACTTCAACAGGAACGCAGTTGTAGAAATCTTTCACGAAAACCTTTACTTCTCCTCTGGCTAAACCGGTAAAAGTGTTTGAGATTTGCCATGTTGATCCATTTAAGGAGTATTGATAAGGAGCTGTTCCACCAGCAACATTTACCGTAATGGTGTTGTTATGGATATCAATACTTGAAACAACAGGATTAGGAGATGGTAATACCTTTACAATTTGAGTTGTAATACAGTTTCCTGTTTTAAGCTTTACCCAATAGGTTCCTACTCCTACATCTTTAATAGAGGGCGTTGTAGCTCCCGTGCTCCAGGTGTATTCACTGAAGCCATGACCTGCGTCCAGATCTGTTTTCTCTTCAATGCAAATGGTTTTGTCTTTCAGAATTGAAGATTTAACAGGAAGAAGTACAACAAGATTAATTTTAGCAATGGTAAAGCATCCATTGGTATCAGTTACCTTGGCATATATTGCAGTACTTGTTGAGGTATATTGAAGAGTATTGGAAATCTCATTGGTTCCGTTAATAGCATTTTCTACAGAAGTATAGTACTTTTTGGTGACACCGGTTGTTAATGAAGTTATATCTGCAGTGGTTAAATTGAATATAGCATTGGAGATATTATCTTCAATAAAACAGGATTGTAGAGTTGCTTCTTTTACAGGAGTTTCAGGGTAAAAAGTAAGGCTGATTTTTGCTGTGCCTGTACATCCTTGTGGGGTGGTTACTTTAACATAAACGTTTCCGGGAGCAGAAAGATAGTTATCAGGATACAGGATTTCATTAGTTCCTGCATTCAAGTCATTAAGCGTTTTATAATATTTTTTAGTAACACCCGGTACGCTGGTTACATTAGCTGAGGTTAGATTGAAAGTGGCTGTTCCTGCCTTGTTGTTATTACATTCGGTAAGAGTTTTATCTTCTGCCTTGAATGCCGCCAGTACAAGCTGAATCTTTCCATCAGGATTATCACAAAGTATTCCGGCATTATCTTTAATAACGACAGTAACTGTTGTATTGGCATTAAACTGATAGCTGGCAGGGCTGCTAATAGGAGTAGAGCTACCTAAAGGATAATAAGTGAATGTATAATTTCCAGGGTTGCTTACAAACTGAGAATTAAAGCTCGTTAAATTCACATTTCCATATCCTGTAGTAGGATTGGGGCAAAATGATTGAGTCGTTGAAGTTTGTAAAATAGGAACCTTGTCAGTATATATTTTTACATTTTTAATGGAGTTTCTTGCTGAAGCCCCTCCAGTAGAAGCTGAAAACCCAAAATATCCCTGAGTCATTGTTGTGGCACCTCCTGATGGTGCAAATGATTGAGAAGTAATTGTATTACCATCTATTTTTACCGTTATAATCCAGTTGGTAGGGGTAGCGGGATCAATTTGACCTGTTACTTCTACATGTTTATAAGTATCTCCTATAAAAGATTGTGTAGTGTTAAGATCCGCCGAGTGGAATGAACTCCCTGTGGTGTTGAAAAACTCAATGTTGTTCGTATCTGTTGTATTGGGAACTACGCCATAGGCAATGTGTACCTTGCTCATTTGCGAGCTTGTGGTATTGTTGTAAATGTCAAACCCCACCATGAGACCTATGGCATTTTGTGGGATTCCCAGCCCAGATCCCTGTTGGCTGGTAATAGGAGGGTTGGCTAAGTACCAAAAAGCAAAACCGTCTCCTTTTCCAAATCCGGGTATGCCGTTTCCGTTAATTCTAAAATCAAATTCTACTTTCCATTTGTCACAATATTTTAAATTGATGGGATCATTTAACTTTATTGCTCCCGAACTGTTTCCTACATCATCAGTCAACATGACAAAATCTCCGCTTGTAGTGGCGGAAGGTACTACAGTCCATCCTGTAGTATTAATAGGTGTTCCGGTCAGTTGATAGGTCTGTGCGGAAAAATTTTCGGATAGGCAGAATAAAAGAATTGAAAAATAAAACAATAAATTTTTATTCATTTAACTGGGATTTAGGATGAAGTAAAGATATTAAATCCTAGTTGAAAAATATGTATTTAATGTTAATTTTGTTAAAAAAATTAATTATTATTCATTAAACAGTATTTCTTGTGATGAAATAATGAATGTTATAGGGCAAATTTTTGAATTGTGTTAATTGATTAAAAGAGAGAATTGTTGTCTAATCCTTCAAAATAAGTATCAATATCAAGATCAGGAGAATTGGCTGCAGCAACGGCTAGTTTATCACAAAGTTCATTTTCAAAATGCCCGGCATGCCCCTTTACCCAATGCATTGTAGGGGTATGCTTGTTGTAGAGTTCAATAAATTTTTTCCAGAGATCTGGGTTTTTTACATTTTTCCAACCTCTTTTAATCCATCCTGTGATCCAGTTTTGGTTTACGGCATCTGCAACATATTTACTATCTGTGTACACATGAATATCATTTTCTGCAGACTTCAGTTTTTCCATTGCTGTAATCACTGCAAGGAGCTCCATTCTGTTATTGGTGGTCTTTCTAAAACCCTTTGAAAACGTTTTTTGGTAGTTTTTTTCAGGAACACGCATGAGAATTCCATATCCGCCTTTTCCGGGATTTCCACTACAAGCACCATCGGTGTAAATTTCGATTCTCAAACTTAATTATATAAAAATTGAATTATCTTTAATAGAGCCACAAGACTACAAATGTCTTAATGCCGATTACAATGTCCTGATTTTAAAGTCTTAAAATGGGAAATCATCATCATCATCAAAATCATTCATAGATGACCCGGAAAGTTTTGAGCTGTCCGGAAGATCAAATGCTGCTCCTGGCTGGATGGTTGTTTTAATCTTATCAAAGCCGCTTGGCTCACCGAAGTTGGATGGGTATCCGCCTCCTGCATTACTATCAAAGGCAGCCTCAATATCACCAAATTTTGCAAAATGCTTTAGGAAAGATAATCTGACATCTGCTGTTGCACCATTTCTGTGTTTTGCAATAATCAATTCGGCCTGGTTTTCTGTAGATGTTTCCTGCCCTTCATCATCATTATCCCAAACAGTAATTTTATAATATTCCGGTCTAAAGATAAAGGATACAATATCGGCATCCTGCTCAATTGCTCCGGATTCCCTTAGATCTGAAAGCTGAGGTCTTTTTCCCGGGCGGGTTTCTACACTTCGCGATAGCTGGGAAAGTGCAATTACCGGTACGTTAAGTTCTTTTGCAATTGCCTTTAATGAACGTGAAATCATGGAGATTTCCTGTTCACGGTTTCCAACTCCTTTTCCACTGCTTCCTGCTGTCATCAGCTGGAGATAATCGACCATGATAAGCCTTACGCCGTGCTGCATTACCAGTCTTCGGCACTTTGCACGGAAGTCAAATATGGAAAGAGAAGGGGTTTCGTCAATATATAAAGGTGCGTTTTCCAACTCAGATACGTTGGAGAAAAGTCTTTGCCATTCTTCATCATCCAAGGTTCCTTTACGAAGTTTTTCAGATGAAATCTTTGTTTCGGACGCAATCATCCTTGTGATAAGCTGTACAGATGCCATCTCGAGCGAGAATAGAGCCATAGGGATTTGATGTCCCACTGCAATATTCCTTGCCATGGAAAGAAGGAATGCTGTTTTACCCATCGCCGGACGTGCTGCAATAATGATAAGGTCAGAATTTTGCCATCCACCGGTTTCTTTGTCTATATCTCTGAATCCTGATGGAACCCCTGAGATTCCCTCTTTGTCCTTTAGAGATTTGATGGTGTCGATGGCTTGTTTTACCAATGAGTTTGCTGTATCAAAACCTTTCTTAATGGTTCCGTTAGTGATCTCAAAAAAAGATTGTTCGGCCTTGTCCAGAAGTTCAAAAACGTCCGTTGATTCTTTATAGGAAGAGTCAATTACATTTGCGGAAACATTAATAAGACTTCTTAAAATATATTTTTCAAGAATTACACGTACATGGTATTCAATATGGGCAGATGAACTTACCCCCATGGTAAGATCAATAATATAGTGATCACCACCTGCCTGGCTTAGTTTGTCATCTTTCTTTAAATCCTGAATGACAGTCATTAAGTCTACAGGATGGTTCCCTTCATAAAGCTTTAATATGGTAGAGAAAATGACCTGGTGTCTGGGATCATAAAATACTTCTGGGGTAAGAAGGTCAATGGAATGGTCAAGACCTTTTTTGTCAATCAAAAAAGTTCCTACGACAAGTCTTTCAAAATCCACTGCATTAGGAGGCATTTTTCCATCCGCAATAGATAGCTCTTTTGCAAAGTTTCCGTGGGTAAGGGATGATAATGTTTCTTTCTGCGCCATAGTGCAAAGATAGTTTATTTACAAAATATTAAAAAAATAGTATTCAACAAATTATTAGCACTTGTTTAGAAAATGCGGTAAATAGGAGATTGATAATGTTGATAAAAAAAATCACCCCAAACGGGATGATTTTTTATTCTATGATAGAAAGCTTACTCTTTATTTTTTACCAATACCCATCCTGAGTATTTTGTTTCGGTATTATTCTTGTCATTTTCATTCCAAGAAATTGTATACCAGTAAGTTCCTGTTGATATTTTTTTGCCGGATGCGGTTCCGTCCCAAGTGTAATTTCTTATCTTATTGGCTTCA
This genomic interval from Chryseobacterium joostei contains the following:
- a CDS encoding T9SS type B sorting domain-containing protein, which produces MNKNLLFYFSILLFCLSENFSAQTYQLTGTPINTTGWTVVPSATTSGDFVMLTDDVGNSSGAIKLNDPINLKYCDKWKVEFDFRINGNGIPGFGKGDGFAFWYLANPPITSQQGSGLGIPQNAIGLMVGFDIYNNTTSSQMSKVHIAYGVVPNTTDTNNIEFFNTTGSSFHSADLNTTQSFIGDTYKHVEVTGQIDPATPTNWIITVKIDGNTITSQSFAPSGGATTMTQGYFGFSASTGGASARNSIKNVKIYTDKVPILQTSTTQSFCPNPTTGYGNVNLTSFNSQFVSNPGNYTFTYYPLGSSTPISSPASYQFNANTTVTVVIKDNAGILCDNPDGKIQLVLAAFKAEDKTLTECNNNKAGTATFNLTSANVTSVPGVTKKYYKTLNDLNAGTNEILYPDNYLSAPGNVYVKVTTPQGCTGTAKISLTFYPETPVKEATLQSCFIEDNISNAIFNLTTADITSLTTGVTKKYYTSVENAINGTNEISNTLQYTSTSTAIYAKVTDTNGCFTIAKINLVVLLPVKSSILKDKTICIEEKTDLDAGHGFSEYTWSTGATTPSIKDVGVGTYWVKLKTGNCITTQIVKVLPSPNPVVSSIDIHNNTITVNVAGGTAPYQYSLNGSTWQISNTFTGLARGEVKVFVKDFYNCVPVEVQITVPNLINVITPNGDNINDQIDYSALAYKRNLLFVVYDRYGNKIHEAGKIRNFTWDGMAYGKRVPTGTYWYTISWNEDNKNNTETKYSGWVLVKNRE
- the rnhA gene encoding ribonuclease HI — its product is MRIEIYTDGACSGNPGKGGYGILMRVPEKNYQKTFSKGFRKTTNNRMELLAVITAMEKLKSAENDIHVYTDSKYVADAVNQNWITGWIKRGWKNVKNPDLWKKFIELYNKHTPTMHWVKGHAGHFENELCDKLAVAAANSPDLDIDTYFEGLDNNSLF
- the dnaB gene encoding replicative DNA helicase gives rise to the protein MAQKETLSSLTHGNFAKELSIADGKMPPNAVDFERLVVGTFLIDKKGLDHSIDLLTPEVFYDPRHQVIFSTILKLYEGNHPVDLMTVIQDLKKDDKLSQAGGDHYIIDLTMGVSSSAHIEYHVRVILEKYILRSLINVSANVIDSSYKESTDVFELLDKAEQSFFEITNGTIKKGFDTANSLVKQAIDTIKSLKDKEGISGVPSGFRDIDKETGGWQNSDLIIIAARPAMGKTAFLLSMARNIAVGHQIPMALFSLEMASVQLITRMIASETKISSEKLRKGTLDDEEWQRLFSNVSELENAPLYIDETPSLSIFDFRAKCRRLVMQHGVRLIMVDYLQLMTAGSSGKGVGNREQEISMISRSLKAIAKELNVPVIALSQLSRSVETRPGKRPQLSDLRESGAIEQDADIVSFIFRPEYYKITVWDNDDEGQETSTENQAELIIAKHRNGATADVRLSFLKHFAKFGDIEAAFDSNAGGGYPSNFGEPSGFDKIKTTIQPGAAFDLPDSSKLSGSSMNDFDDDDDFPF